Proteins encoded within one genomic window of Polynucleobacter duraquae:
- the ygiD gene encoding 4,5-DOPA dioxygenase extradiol: MTSHRQPAVFAGHGSPMYAIEPNRYTAAWANLGKSLKRPDAILVISAHWVTRGVWVTAMPKPKTIHDFGGFPQALFDIQYPALGSPALADRVKELLDVPVVLEENEWGIDHGAWSVLTYLYPNADIPVVQLSLDGSMTASEHYELAKKLRPLRDENILILASGNVVHNLRTIHWEEGATPYSWANEFNEFFVSEMQANHHDNLIHWEQCGDAAHLSIPTPEHYWPALYALALQEQGETSKVLVDGVEMSSISMLAFSIQ, encoded by the coding sequence ATGACTAGCCATCGCCAACCTGCAGTATTTGCTGGTCATGGCAGTCCGATGTACGCCATTGAGCCCAATCGCTATACAGCTGCTTGGGCCAATCTTGGCAAATCACTCAAACGCCCAGATGCCATCTTAGTTATCTCGGCCCATTGGGTAACCCGCGGAGTGTGGGTTACAGCAATGCCCAAACCTAAAACTATTCATGACTTTGGCGGATTTCCGCAAGCCCTGTTTGATATTCAATATCCAGCGCTCGGTAGTCCTGCACTGGCAGATCGGGTCAAAGAATTATTGGATGTTCCCGTGGTGCTTGAGGAGAATGAGTGGGGTATTGATCATGGTGCATGGTCTGTTCTGACATACCTCTATCCAAATGCAGATATACCGGTAGTGCAACTGAGCCTAGATGGTTCCATGACTGCGAGTGAGCATTACGAGCTTGCTAAAAAATTACGTCCTTTGCGTGACGAGAATATCTTGATCCTGGCTAGCGGTAATGTTGTGCATAACTTGCGCACGATTCATTGGGAGGAGGGTGCAACACCTTATTCATGGGCTAACGAGTTCAATGAGTTTTTTGTTTCTGAGATGCAGGCAAATCATCATGACAATTTAATTCATTGGGAGCAGTGCGGTGATGCCGCGCATTTATCTATTCCGACCCCTGAGCACTATTGGCCAGCTTTATATGCGCTTGCCCTGCAAGAGCAAGGTGAAACCTCTAAGGTGTTAGTGGATGGAGTAGAAATGAGCTCCATTAGCATGCTTGCTTTTTCAATCCAATAA
- a CDS encoding chromate transporter: protein MSVLLSLFLKLSAFSLIAFGGVNALLPSLLKLSVYQEQWIDLQTFADYFAIAQAAPGPNFMTVTLIGWHVYGVLGALIATFAIAWPSSILVYHLQRLILGMKDVQKKKSIQYAAAALAIGLVLSSAWQIALQINHSYAAYVLTIVTIGVTVLTRWHPLYLIALGAALGMIGVI, encoded by the coding sequence ATGAGTGTTTTATTGAGTCTATTTTTAAAACTCTCTGCCTTCTCGCTCATTGCCTTTGGCGGAGTAAATGCCTTACTCCCAAGCTTACTTAAGCTATCGGTTTACCAAGAGCAATGGATTGACCTGCAAACTTTTGCTGATTATTTTGCAATCGCTCAAGCAGCGCCGGGCCCTAACTTCATGACGGTAACGCTCATTGGCTGGCATGTCTATGGGGTGCTTGGGGCTTTGATTGCAACCTTCGCAATTGCCTGGCCGTCATCCATCTTGGTTTATCACTTGCAGCGCCTCATACTAGGCATGAAAGATGTGCAAAAAAAGAAATCGATTCAGTATGCAGCTGCGGCACTTGCGATTGGATTGGTTCTTTCCTCCGCATGGCAGATTGCCTTACAGATCAATCATAGCTATGCTGCATATGTACTTACGATAGTCACAATCGGAGTCACTGTTTTGACTCGCTGGCATCCTTTATATTTAATTGCGCTAGGGGCAGCCCTAGGAATGATTGGAGTAATTTGA
- a CDS encoding site-2 protease family protein has product MITDYSIQAIAINAIPLIFAITIHEAAHGYAARYFGDNTAYMLGRVSLNPIKHIDPVGTILIPLMLILASSPFLIGYAKPVPVNFGRLRNPRIDSIWVALAGPGSNFAQALIWAIFLITLIGFGVDERFLLAMSQAGITWNLVLLVFNLFPLPPLDGGRILASLLPARQSIAFGKLEPYGFFIVLALVFTGLIGSFWMEPLTAFFKGVVYFVTLPLQMLF; this is encoded by the coding sequence ATGATTACTGACTATTCTATCCAAGCTATCGCCATTAATGCGATTCCTTTGATTTTTGCCATCACCATTCATGAGGCTGCCCATGGCTATGCAGCCCGTTATTTTGGTGACAATACAGCCTACATGCTCGGCAGAGTCAGTCTCAACCCCATTAAACATATAGATCCGGTGGGAACTATCCTAATCCCCCTCATGCTGATTTTGGCCAGCTCACCATTCTTGATCGGCTATGCCAAGCCGGTGCCGGTCAACTTTGGGCGCTTACGCAACCCTCGAATTGACTCGATTTGGGTCGCCTTAGCAGGACCAGGCTCAAATTTCGCGCAAGCTCTGATTTGGGCTATTTTCTTGATTACCCTGATTGGGTTTGGAGTTGACGAACGGTTCTTGTTGGCAATGTCGCAAGCTGGCATTACTTGGAATTTAGTGCTCTTGGTGTTTAATCTATTCCCCCTGCCACCCTTAGATGGGGGTCGCATTCTGGCGAGCTTATTGCCGGCTCGGCAATCCATCGCCTTCGGGAAACTAGAGCCCTATGGATTCTTTATCGTTCTGGCACTCGTTTTTACAGGGCTCATTGGTAGCTTTTGGATGGAGCCCTTGACGGCCTTTTTTAAGGGCGTTGTTTACTTTGTCACACTTCCCCTACAAATGCTTTTCTGA
- a CDS encoding tripartite tricarboxylate transporter substrate binding protein, translating to MRLLKTFIFGATLLIVATPQAQTNYPTKPITIVVPYGAGGSADSRSRQLAQKMSLILKQPFVIDNKPGAGGNIGTEFIARSAPDGYTIGMGNFAPMAVNKTLFGNLRYDPEMDLTPIMLIEKGPLILVVNPNSPYKTIQDIVTAAKAKPGTLTFSSGGIGGSHQLSAELFMQNAGIQMIHVPYKSGSAALTDLMAGNVDMMFDQMYSAVPNIRADKLRPIAITSKKRSPLFPNVPSFAELSYPKVEVLNWQGFIAPSGTPKAIIDTLNKASNEALKDPQLRELMLSQGNEIGGGSPADFAALIKSEAAKWSAVVRAGNIKPE from the coding sequence ATGAGACTGCTTAAGACATTTATATTTGGCGCGACATTACTTATTGTTGCTACGCCACAAGCGCAAACCAATTACCCCACTAAACCCATTACCATCGTTGTGCCTTACGGTGCAGGTGGGAGCGCAGACTCTCGCAGTAGGCAGCTAGCGCAAAAAATGAGCTTGATTCTGAAACAACCCTTCGTCATTGACAACAAACCCGGTGCCGGCGGAAATATCGGCACTGAGTTTATTGCAAGATCTGCCCCAGATGGCTACACCATTGGTATGGGAAACTTTGCGCCAATGGCGGTAAACAAAACGCTTTTTGGGAATTTACGGTATGACCCAGAGATGGATCTTACCCCCATCATGCTGATAGAAAAGGGTCCACTAATTCTGGTAGTGAACCCAAATTCTCCATACAAAACCATTCAAGATATTGTTACAGCAGCTAAGGCAAAACCAGGGACCCTGACGTTTTCTTCTGGAGGCATTGGCGGCAGCCATCAACTCTCAGCTGAGCTGTTTATGCAAAATGCTGGCATTCAAATGATTCATGTGCCCTACAAGAGTGGCTCTGCTGCTTTAACAGATTTGATGGCAGGTAACGTCGATATGATGTTTGATCAGATGTACTCTGCAGTTCCCAACATCAGAGCAGATAAACTGCGCCCTATTGCTATCACGAGTAAAAAGAGATCTCCACTATTTCCAAATGTACCCAGCTTTGCAGAGCTGAGCTACCCTAAGGTGGAGGTACTCAATTGGCAAGGATTTATTGCGCCTTCTGGCACACCTAAGGCCATTATCGACACATTAAATAAAGCATCTAATGAGGCGCTTAAAGATCCACAACTGCGTGAGTTAATGCTCTCCCAAGGAAATGAAATTGGTGGTGGCAGTCCTGCTGATTTTGCAGCCCTCATCAAATCAGAGGCTGCAAAATGGAGTGCTGTGGTTAGAGCCGGAAATATCAAGCCCGAGTAA
- a CDS encoding D-2-hydroxyacid dehydrogenase family protein codes for MANLPNIVILGDYERALRRFSQWDRIEQNSNLTIHHEPLLDEALYEAVKDADVIAIVRDRSPFNEAMIARLPKLKLLMFTGKRNGTLDSAALLARHIPIACTLGGPSKETTTELTWALILGASKQLVRQNHLVISGGWRDELSVLPMLSGERLGVIGLGAIGSAVARVGKAFGMEIVTWSPNMTQERAATEGATSVSLDELLSTSKIVTMHLVAGPGTKGLISADQLALMRPDSILVNTSRSALINMSDLCVALKKGCPGQAAVDVFDIEPLPSNDPLRSTPNLLATPHLGFIAEPVFKMFSQGITETLEAWLDQKPAPHPYQP; via the coding sequence ATGGCCAATTTACCTAATATTGTCATCCTGGGAGATTACGAGCGCGCTCTGCGTCGCTTCTCTCAATGGGACCGGATAGAGCAAAATTCAAACCTCACCATTCATCATGAGCCGTTGCTGGATGAGGCCTTGTATGAGGCAGTCAAAGACGCTGATGTGATTGCCATCGTACGCGACCGATCCCCCTTTAATGAAGCCATGATTGCAAGGCTGCCAAAGCTCAAATTATTGATGTTCACAGGAAAGCGAAATGGCACGTTAGATAGCGCTGCCCTCCTTGCTCGTCATATTCCGATTGCCTGCACGCTAGGAGGCCCTTCGAAAGAAACTACTACCGAGTTAACCTGGGCATTAATTTTAGGAGCTTCAAAACAATTGGTTCGCCAAAATCATTTAGTGATCTCTGGGGGCTGGCGTGATGAACTCTCGGTTCTACCCATGCTCTCAGGTGAGCGTTTGGGAGTGATTGGTCTTGGTGCTATCGGCAGTGCCGTCGCTCGTGTTGGTAAGGCATTCGGCATGGAGATAGTCACTTGGAGTCCTAATATGACGCAGGAACGTGCCGCAACCGAAGGCGCAACTTCCGTTAGCCTTGATGAGCTACTAAGCACATCAAAAATAGTCACTATGCACTTAGTAGCGGGCCCTGGAACCAAAGGCCTCATCAGTGCCGATCAACTCGCATTAATGCGCCCTGATTCCATTCTGGTCAACACCTCGCGCTCTGCATTAATCAATATGTCTGATTTATGCGTTGCCCTCAAAAAAGGCTGTCCCGGACAAGCTGCTGTTGACGTATTTGATATTGAACCATTGCCATCCAATGATCCCTTGCGCAGCACCCCAAATTTATTAGCCACTCCCCACCTAGGTTTTATCGCGGAGCCTGTCTTTAAAATGTTCTCTCAGGGGATTACTGAAACTCTGGAGGCCTGGCTGGATCAAAAGCCAGCACCCCATCCATATCAGCCTTAA
- a CDS encoding carboxymuconolactone decarboxylase family protein, protein MSERLIPYQPMDLAEPAELVAAIRKRRGGQFINLDRMLLHSTPIAEGWNHFVGEIRNNLSLDPKLRELAMCGVAVLNGAEYEFFHHAPPFIKAGGTEEQVQALRLIGQPSFPSTLFSAVENDAAELTFQMTRNIQVDSALMKRLQATLGNTHTVELVTVVAAYNMVSRFLIALDVNPEEHPPE, encoded by the coding sequence ATGAGTGAGCGTTTAATTCCTTATCAGCCGATGGACTTAGCTGAGCCTGCTGAGTTGGTAGCAGCGATTCGTAAAAGACGTGGTGGCCAGTTTATTAATTTGGATCGCATGCTTTTACACAGTACCCCCATTGCCGAGGGCTGGAATCATTTTGTGGGCGAGATTCGCAATAACCTCTCCTTGGATCCAAAGCTGCGCGAGCTTGCAATGTGTGGGGTGGCTGTTCTAAATGGCGCCGAATATGAATTTTTTCACCACGCCCCGCCGTTTATCAAAGCAGGTGGTACTGAAGAGCAAGTTCAAGCACTACGTTTGATTGGTCAACCAAGCTTTCCTAGTACCTTATTCTCTGCTGTTGAAAATGATGCTGCAGAACTCACGTTTCAGATGACTCGCAATATTCAGGTTGATAGCGCCCTGATGAAGCGTTTGCAGGCTACTTTGGGAAATACCCATACTGTTGAACTTGTCACTGTAGTGGCAGCTTACAACATGGTCTCTCGGTTTTTGATCGCCTTGGATGTTAATCCTGAGGAGCATCCTCCTGAGTAA
- a CDS encoding antibiotic biosynthesis monooxygenase family protein, producing the protein MILEHCDIEIDPTKGAEFEEAILRGVNTVIAKAKGFQGFKVNRSIESPARYLLLIYWDTLENHTVDFRGSDAFADWRAIVGPFFVKPPFVEHMTLVGKSS; encoded by the coding sequence ATGATTTTGGAGCATTGCGATATCGAAATTGACCCAACCAAGGGTGCTGAATTTGAAGAGGCTATTTTGCGTGGCGTCAATACGGTGATAGCTAAAGCTAAAGGCTTTCAGGGCTTTAAGGTAAACCGCAGTATCGAAAGTCCTGCCCGTTATTTATTATTGATTTACTGGGATACCCTTGAGAACCATACAGTCGACTTTAGGGGGTCAGATGCCTTTGCTGATTGGCGAGCCATTGTTGGACCATTCTTCGTAAAACCCCCTTTTGTTGAGCATATGACTTTAGTGGGTAAATCGAGCTAG
- a CDS encoding cytochrome b/b6 domain-containing protein yields MKKIIRIWDLPIRLFHWFLVLGIILSFVTVKIGGNAMEWHGRVGYCVLTLIIFRICWGLMGSYHARFIHFVPSPRGLLRFLSGKSRAGLGHNPLGALSVIALITSVGLQAVTGLFANDDVAFEGPFSKYVSNEAVQLLTSIHYFNENILIILIVLHLCAILYYQKFKGENLIKPMLVGDKEIDPSKTEINLSADLGQASKDGSLQRGFALLLLSLIAVTLGYFITS; encoded by the coding sequence ATGAAAAAAATCATTCGTATCTGGGACTTGCCAATACGTCTGTTCCATTGGTTTTTAGTCCTTGGGATCATACTGAGCTTTGTGACTGTAAAGATTGGCGGTAATGCCATGGAGTGGCATGGGCGAGTTGGTTACTGTGTCCTGACTTTAATTATTTTCAGGATCTGCTGGGGTTTAATGGGTTCATACCATGCGCGTTTCATTCATTTTGTGCCTAGCCCCAGAGGGCTGCTCAGATTTCTATCCGGTAAATCAAGGGCAGGTCTTGGCCATAACCCCTTAGGCGCTTTATCTGTCATCGCTTTAATTACTTCAGTGGGCCTGCAAGCCGTCACTGGACTTTTTGCAAATGACGATGTTGCCTTTGAGGGACCGTTTTCAAAATATGTTTCTAATGAGGCGGTTCAGCTATTGACGTCTATTCATTATTTTAATGAGAACATTCTCATTATTTTGATTGTGCTTCATCTGTGCGCGATTCTGTATTACCAAAAATTTAAAGGTGAGAATTTAATTAAGCCGATGTTGGTGGGCGATAAAGAAATTGACCCAAGCAAAACAGAAATCAATCTCTCTGCAGACTTGGGTCAGGCTTCCAAGGATGGAAGTTTGCAAAGAGGCTTTGCACTATTACTACTGAGCCTCATTGCGGTAACGCTAGGTTACTTCATTACTAGCTGA
- the crcB gene encoding fluoride efflux transporter CrcB, with protein sequence MWLSFLAIFCGAGLGALLRAGFNLVTVSVASTLPLGTFISNMVGGYFIGIAVAFFGNNQSLSPEWKLFVITGFLGGLTTFSSFSAEVVGFMQRGEVSWALGTALLHLAGSLCLTFLGILTYQALK encoded by the coding sequence ATGTGGCTATCTTTTCTTGCAATTTTTTGTGGCGCAGGTCTGGGCGCTTTGCTTAGGGCAGGCTTTAATCTCGTCACAGTCAGTGTTGCCTCAACTCTTCCATTGGGAACGTTTATTTCTAATATGGTTGGCGGATATTTCATCGGAATTGCCGTAGCCTTTTTTGGTAATAATCAAAGCCTCTCCCCTGAATGGAAGCTATTCGTCATTACGGGTTTTTTAGGTGGCCTCACTACCTTCTCCAGCTTCTCTGCTGAAGTGGTCGGTTTTATGCAGCGTGGCGAAGTGAGTTGGGCACTGGGCACTGCGCTCTTACATTTAGCTGGCTCACTCTGCTTAACCTTTTTAGGTATTCTGACTTACCAAGCGTTGAAGTAA
- a CDS encoding 3-hydroxyacyl-CoA dehydrogenase family protein, with amino-acid sequence MLFTPSETKVVIVGGGTMGADVAAVCARGGCAVQVLEPTTERRALLPDYFANTMIDLGYEHRLHLLSTAGSLEEVDWSEVDLVIECVPERLDIKQELFAKLEKYAKPEAVLASNSTSFPISDISAGLKTAARMIGLHFFMPAHLVPCVEVVYGTKTSPMVGESLSRLMTACGMVPVTVKKDLPGFLANRLQHALSREAFAMVDAGIASLEDIDRAVRFGFGFRYIAAGPAMQRDHAGLDVHGAGGATIYPTLNNSPDIAKCLSDRIASGKLGMKTGEGFYAWTAETMKAERERYQEALREGLKIIQKDLPEIK; translated from the coding sequence ATGTTATTTACCCCATCAGAAACTAAAGTCGTCATCGTTGGGGGCGGCACTATGGGTGCTGATGTAGCAGCGGTTTGTGCACGTGGAGGGTGTGCGGTTCAGGTACTGGAGCCTACAACTGAGCGCCGCGCACTTTTACCGGATTACTTTGCCAACACCATGATCGATCTTGGTTATGAGCACCGCCTACATTTGCTCTCTACTGCAGGCTCTTTAGAGGAAGTGGATTGGTCAGAAGTCGATTTAGTAATCGAGTGTGTTCCTGAGCGTTTAGATATTAAACAAGAGCTATTTGCCAAGTTAGAGAAGTATGCAAAGCCTGAGGCAGTTTTAGCCAGTAATAGCACTAGCTTTCCAATTAGTGATATTTCAGCTGGGTTGAAAACAGCGGCTCGGATGATTGGCTTACATTTCTTCATGCCGGCACACTTAGTGCCTTGTGTAGAGGTGGTCTACGGTACAAAGACTTCGCCGATGGTGGGCGAAAGCCTTTCTCGTCTGATGACGGCTTGCGGCATGGTTCCCGTTACCGTGAAAAAAGATTTACCAGGCTTCTTGGCAAATCGCTTGCAGCATGCCTTGTCCCGCGAAGCCTTCGCGATGGTCGATGCTGGGATTGCTAGCTTAGAAGATATTGATAGGGCTGTACGTTTTGGCTTTGGTTTTCGTTACATTGCTGCAGGACCTGCAATGCAGAGAGACCATGCTGGATTGGATGTACATGGTGCTGGTGGCGCAACGATTTATCCAACTCTCAATAACTCCCCGGATATTGCCAAATGCTTAAGTGATCGCATCGCTAGTGGCAAGCTGGGTATGAAAACTGGCGAGGGCTTTTATGCTTGGACTGCAGAGACTATGAAGGCGGAGCGAGAGCGCTACCAAGAAGCCTTGCGCGAAGGTTTAAAGATTATTCAAAAAGACCTTCCTGAGATCAAATAA
- a CDS encoding c-type cytochrome, with amino-acid sequence MKLKHLILAAIAPTLVAGTGLAYAQFKKPEDAIKYRQSAFTVMANSFGKIAAVVKGEAPFNKDEVAKNAAVVAMISTLPWQAFGPGTEGGNALPGVWSDNAKFKAAGEKMQLAVASLNTAAQSGDQEAIKKAFGAAGATCKGCHDDFKKK; translated from the coding sequence ATGAAACTGAAACATTTAATTTTGGCTGCTATCGCGCCCACACTAGTCGCCGGAACAGGCCTTGCTTATGCACAATTTAAAAAACCAGAAGACGCTATTAAATATCGTCAAAGTGCTTTTACTGTGATGGCCAATTCCTTTGGGAAAATTGCTGCCGTTGTTAAAGGCGAGGCGCCATTTAATAAAGATGAAGTAGCAAAGAATGCGGCCGTTGTTGCCATGATCTCGACTTTGCCATGGCAGGCATTTGGGCCTGGCACAGAAGGTGGCAATGCACTTCCAGGCGTATGGTCAGATAACGCTAAATTTAAAGCGGCTGGAGAAAAAATGCAGTTGGCTGTTGCTAGCTTGAATACTGCTGCTCAGTCAGGCGATCAAGAAGCAATCAAAAAGGCTTTTGGTGCAGCAGGCGCTACTTGCAAAGGTTGCCATGATGACTTTAAGAAAAAGTAA
- a CDS encoding sulfurtransferase: MKPILNIAAYLFVSLDNLAELRTEILDECNSGELKGTILLTGEGINMFLAGSEPKLRSFINYLRQDPRFAPLQTKDSWSETQPFKKMLVKIKNEIIRMNHPAIRPEEGRANFITPKKLQEWLDRGTDDLGRPVVMVDTRNAFEVEYGTFDNALHFNIEKFTEFPEAITAHKDELADKTLVSFCTGGIRCEKSGLYMREIGMQHSYQLEGGILKYFEEVGSAHYTGSCFVFDEREALEPNLDTIPLERSIRKKQSA, translated from the coding sequence ATGAAACCAATTTTGAACATAGCCGCCTACTTATTTGTCAGTTTGGATAATTTAGCTGAGCTACGCACCGAGATCTTAGATGAGTGCAATTCTGGCGAGTTAAAGGGCACCATTCTCCTGACTGGCGAAGGTATCAATATGTTCCTAGCTGGTAGCGAACCTAAATTACGCAGCTTTATAAATTACTTGCGCCAGGATCCGCGCTTTGCACCCCTGCAAACCAAAGATAGCTGGTCTGAAACTCAGCCCTTTAAGAAGATGCTGGTCAAAATTAAGAATGAAATTATTCGGATGAATCACCCGGCGATTCGTCCGGAAGAGGGTCGCGCCAACTTCATCACACCAAAAAAATTACAAGAGTGGCTTGATCGTGGAACAGATGATTTAGGACGCCCGGTCGTCATGGTAGACACACGCAATGCTTTTGAAGTTGAGTATGGAACTTTTGACAATGCACTGCATTTCAATATCGAGAAATTTACAGAATTTCCCGAAGCCATTACTGCACATAAAGACGAGCTAGCTGATAAAACTTTGGTGAGCTTTTGTACCGGCGGAATTCGTTGTGAAAAATCCGGGCTCTACATGCGCGAAATTGGCATGCAACATAGTTATCAGCTTGAAGGCGGCATTCTCAAGTACTTTGAAGAAGTTGGCTCCGCACATTACACCGGCAGCTGTTTTGTATTTGATGAGCGGGAAGCGCTAGAACCTAATCTAGACACCATCCCACTTGAGCGCTCAATCCGAAAAAAACAAAGCGCGTAA
- a CDS encoding chromate transporter has translation MKTLTPTELFISFSKIGMSGFGGVLPWARRTLVEQDKVLSSEEFSAILGICQIVPGPNIVNLAVCIGSRFAGARGALAAVLGLTLGPICIVMLLAILYTHYSDLESVQGILRGISAVGVGLIASTGIKMLRDELRFPLMLLVVLVTVIAASYYQLGLGWVVLIASPLAWVLAQKKARKL, from the coding sequence TTGAAAACACTGACTCCAACAGAATTATTTATCAGCTTTAGTAAGATCGGCATGTCTGGTTTTGGTGGTGTACTACCATGGGCGCGCCGCACTTTGGTTGAGCAGGACAAGGTGTTGAGTTCGGAAGAATTTAGCGCAATTTTGGGTATCTGCCAAATTGTTCCAGGCCCCAATATTGTGAATCTTGCGGTTTGCATAGGTTCTCGGTTTGCTGGCGCCAGAGGCGCACTAGCGGCAGTCCTAGGCTTAACGCTGGGGCCGATCTGCATCGTGATGCTATTAGCAATCCTCTATACACATTACAGCGACCTAGAGTCTGTCCAAGGAATACTGCGGGGTATCTCTGCTGTTGGGGTTGGCTTAATTGCCTCTACTGGCATCAAGATGTTGCGTGACGAGTTACGCTTTCCACTAATGCTGCTGGTTGTACTTGTCACCGTAATTGCAGCCAGCTACTACCAGCTAGGTCTTGGCTGGGTGGTCCTAATAGCATCTCCGCTAGCCTGGGTCTTGGCACAAAAAAAGGCTCGCAAACTATGA
- a CDS encoding tripartite tricarboxylate transporter substrate binding protein has protein sequence MTIYLKITKKALLFSLFAMFAGSFASAQTAGVGTWPTQKPIRLIAVFPPGGSVDQVARTLAPALQAELKQNVIVENIGGASGVIGTAAMTRSDPDGYTFAVVFDTHGVNPILKDKLPYDTIKDIAPVTLIGTSPMVLVASKNSGITSFKQLVDQSKAGKPFSYGSIGVGSLGHLAMARLAKQAGFDWNHVPYRGGGPLMQDVLGGQVPLAVGSEFLVKPHVDSGGVIPLVITTAKRSPELPNVPTIAESGFPGFNAPAWWAVLAPGKTPPAIVNAMNDAVTKALKTPAVSEKLKSQGIQIVAGNPETLRDFIGKQIAIWGKFVIENNIKEAQ, from the coding sequence ATGACGATTTACTTGAAAATAACTAAAAAAGCGCTTTTATTTAGCCTATTTGCGATGTTTGCTGGTTCTTTTGCCAGCGCTCAAACGGCCGGTGTGGGTACTTGGCCTACCCAAAAACCGATTCGCCTGATTGCTGTTTTCCCGCCAGGTGGCTCTGTGGATCAAGTGGCTCGCACCTTAGCTCCGGCTTTGCAGGCGGAATTAAAGCAAAACGTGATTGTTGAAAATATTGGCGGAGCATCTGGTGTGATCGGAACTGCCGCTATGACAAGGTCAGATCCTGATGGTTATACCTTTGCTGTGGTATTTGACACGCACGGTGTAAATCCGATCCTCAAAGATAAGCTCCCGTATGACACGATTAAAGATATAGCGCCTGTGACCTTAATTGGCACTTCACCGATGGTATTGGTCGCCAGTAAGAATTCTGGCATCACAAGCTTTAAGCAGTTGGTGGACCAGTCTAAGGCTGGCAAACCATTTAGCTATGGATCCATTGGCGTTGGTAGCCTTGGTCACTTAGCTATGGCACGTTTGGCTAAGCAAGCAGGATTTGATTGGAATCACGTGCCTTACCGTGGTGGAGGCCCATTGATGCAAGATGTACTGGGTGGTCAGGTTCCACTGGCTGTTGGCTCAGAATTCTTGGTCAAGCCCCATGTTGATAGTGGCGGTGTCATCCCCTTGGTAATCACTACTGCTAAAAGATCGCCTGAGTTGCCCAATGTGCCAACGATTGCTGAAAGTGGTTTCCCTGGATTTAATGCGCCAGCATGGTGGGCAGTATTGGCCCCAGGCAAAACCCCACCAGCAATTGTGAATGCCATGAATGATGCTGTCACTAAAGCATTAAAAACACCGGCTGTGTCTGAGAAACTGAAGTCTCAAGGGATTCAGATTGTCGCCGGCAACCCAGAAACTTTGCGTGACTTTATCGGTAAGCAAATTGCGATCTGGGGTAAGTTCGTGATTGAAAACAATATCAAAGAAGCGCAATAA